The following proteins come from a genomic window of Terribacillus aidingensis:
- the pssD gene encoding PssD/Cps14F family polysaccharide biosynthesis glycosyltransferase, which translates to MKMKKKKLLLISSIGGHLTQLLQLEPLFKEYDYHIVTEKSEITEQMKGKHPMSFLVYGARNYPFRYIFKFSYNIIKSIFLFLKHRPDVVISTGAHTSVPMCYIAKLFGKRVIFIESFAKSTSPTISGKLIYPIADLFIVQWETMKQIYPKAVYGGSIY; encoded by the coding sequence ATGAAAATGAAAAAGAAAAAATTGCTTCTGATCTCATCCATTGGCGGACATTTAACGCAGCTTTTGCAGCTGGAGCCGCTCTTCAAGGAATATGACTACCATATCGTGACAGAGAAATCTGAAATCACGGAGCAGATGAAGGGCAAGCACCCGATGAGCTTCCTTGTATACGGCGCACGCAATTATCCTTTTCGCTATATATTCAAGTTCAGTTATAACATTATAAAATCGATCTTTTTATTCCTGAAGCATCGTCCGGATGTTGTCATCTCCACGGGAGCACATACATCCGTGCCGATGTGCTATATCGCCAAGCTGTTTGGGAAGCGTGTCATCTTCATCGAGAGCTTTGCAAAGTCCACTTCACCGACCATTTCAGGTAAGCTGATTTATCCTATCGCCGATTTATTCATCGTCCAATGGGAGACGATGAAACAGATTTATCCGAAAGCGGTCTATGGGGGGTCCATCTATTGA
- a CDS encoding O-antigen ligase family protein, which yields MQALTQKLKHNYHIFEKLFIFFILAQPFLDLLSYFSIPISNPVRLLVIPIGALYMLSYPDRRWSRNTFIYMLVLAVYFAINFGVNMIWKDPVSAAGELTFILKTFFFITALLVYVMIFRHIGENREWKVIVPKYLFINTSVVSVVMLLAELTGTGKRSYDYLAKQGHSGWFFSGNEISAILGMGFCGAIIYYLFIKKGLVAQIICTALIAVMIWAMLTIGTKVAFGAALLVLGMAFLILLIQAIITRSNFIQSGVVLVLLAVTVFISPEMPIGNNLGLSVDMANEKAAQQQEQAEAPPLPEEAEGEVPPPGSVRQWSSWQLMALNGREEFFGTVLYYFERAPVIQKVFGMGIGGNYTGEEPRIIEMDILDWFFGFGYLGTLILVLPLLFIIGRILVFIFKQRFRTVSTTALFSGVGACIGLGAAFIAGHILSSPASGFYLALFLGFLYGLVKQKPEKFFQ from the coding sequence TTGCAAGCTCTGACACAGAAACTCAAGCACAACTATCATATATTCGAAAAACTTTTTATTTTCTTCATTTTGGCTCAGCCGTTTCTCGACTTGCTGTCGTACTTCTCGATACCGATTTCCAATCCAGTACGGCTGCTCGTCATTCCGATTGGGGCATTGTACATGCTTAGCTATCCGGATCGGCGCTGGAGCAGAAATACTTTCATTTACATGCTGGTGCTGGCTGTCTATTTTGCCATCAATTTCGGTGTCAATATGATATGGAAGGATCCCGTTTCAGCGGCAGGCGAATTGACGTTTATCCTGAAGACCTTCTTCTTTATCACAGCCTTACTTGTCTATGTGATGATTTTCCGCCATATAGGAGAAAATAGGGAATGGAAAGTGATTGTACCGAAATATCTATTTATAAACACAAGTGTCGTCAGTGTCGTTATGCTTCTTGCCGAACTAACTGGTACAGGGAAGCGGAGCTATGATTACTTAGCAAAGCAAGGACATTCTGGCTGGTTCTTTTCCGGTAATGAAATCAGTGCCATTTTAGGTATGGGTTTCTGCGGGGCAATCATCTACTATCTCTTCATAAAGAAGGGACTTGTGGCGCAAATTATCTGTACAGCACTTATAGCAGTCATGATATGGGCGATGCTGACAATCGGAACGAAGGTCGCATTCGGAGCAGCCCTGCTTGTGTTGGGAATGGCGTTCCTAATACTTCTCATACAAGCAATCATCACACGAAGCAACTTCATCCAGTCTGGTGTCGTGTTAGTCTTGCTAGCAGTGACCGTCTTCATCTCTCCTGAGATGCCAATCGGTAATAACCTCGGGTTATCTGTAGACATGGCAAATGAAAAGGCGGCACAGCAGCAGGAACAAGCAGAAGCGCCACCATTGCCGGAGGAAGCAGAAGGGGAGGTCCCGCCTCCTGGCAGCGTAAGACAGTGGAGTTCCTGGCAGCTCATGGCATTGAATGGCCGGGAAGAATTCTTTGGCACAGTACTTTATTACTTTGAACGGGCACCCGTCATCCAGAAAGTCTTTGGCATGGGAATTGGCGGAAACTATACCGGGGAAGAACCTAGGATCATTGAAATGGATATCCTGGATTGGTTCTTCGGCTTTGGATATCTCGGGACACTGATCCTCGTACTGCCGCTTTTGTTTATTATCGGCAGAATCCTGGTATTCATCTTCAAGCAGCGATTCCGTACAGTAAGCACAACTGCTTTATTCAGCGGTGTTGGCGCTTGTATCGGTCTTGGTGCAGCATTTATAGCCGGACACATTTTATCGTCACCGGCATCCGGATTTTATCTGGCGTTGTTCCTCGGGTTCCTGTATGGGTTGGTCAAACAGAAGCCTGAGAAATTCTTTCAATAG
- a CDS encoding EamA family transporter, which produces MGRISWILLVTCTMLGAGGGFFFKRASDPSTHTSRTLLIGLTCYGSAALINIYVLALLPYSVVFPLTAITYVWTLLLSYYFLKEHIRLRQIVGVGLLVAGAACLVL; this is translated from the coding sequence GTGGGGAGAATTAGCTGGATCTTATTAGTTACCTGTACGATGCTCGGTGCGGGCGGCGGATTCTTCTTCAAGCGGGCCAGTGATCCATCAACACATACGTCTCGTACACTTCTAATTGGTCTCACTTGTTATGGATCTGCTGCATTGATCAACATCTATGTGCTCGCATTGCTGCCTTATTCTGTCGTCTTCCCACTGACGGCCATTACCTACGTGTGGACATTATTGCTGTCGTATTACTTCTTAAAAGAACATATTCGCTTACGGCAAATAGTCGGTGTCGGACTGCTTGTCGCCGGCGCTGCCTGTCTTGTCCTATAA
- a CDS encoding CDP-glycerol glycerophosphotransferase family protein has product MYTAKSLEKWNAGEIVILKTSSCREEFTDLDAEIVPFAMTNISAFVKGIYHLATSRVVMVDNYFGFLAVTDFKPNVTCIQLWHAAGAMKKFGLMDPSVQTRSPKAQERFKRVYSRFTYVTVGSEKMASIFQESFGLSNANILRTGMPRTDFFFDDSQIDQFEREITEQYPIIKKRKVILYAPTYRDDELAKPKIELDIERLYRELGQEYVLFLRLHPAVTWDLANYYPNFVIDVTHYKNINPLLLVTDILITDYSSIPFEYSLLNRPIIFFTYDLEDYQKKRGVSDEYLESLPGPMVRDTKSIIKVIKKSDFQLEKVQAFSKQWNQYSNGHASEQLVQAMYTSNPAVAATANPSTQTTR; this is encoded by the coding sequence TTGTATACGGCTAAATCGCTTGAAAAATGGAACGCGGGAGAAATAGTCATATTAAAAACATCTTCCTGCAGGGAAGAATTCACTGATCTGGATGCGGAGATTGTACCATTTGCCATGACGAATATCAGCGCTTTTGTAAAAGGTATCTATCATCTGGCCACTTCACGCGTCGTGATGGTAGATAATTACTTCGGATTTCTTGCCGTAACGGATTTCAAACCAAATGTCACATGCATTCAGCTGTGGCACGCAGCAGGTGCGATGAAGAAATTCGGCTTGATGGACCCTTCTGTCCAGACTAGAAGTCCAAAGGCACAGGAAAGATTCAAACGGGTTTACAGCCGTTTCACATATGTTACGGTCGGTTCGGAAAAGATGGCATCCATCTTCCAGGAGAGCTTCGGTCTGTCGAATGCGAATATATTGCGGACTGGTATGCCGCGAACGGATTTCTTCTTCGACGATAGTCAAATCGATCAATTCGAGAGAGAAATCACCGAGCAATATCCGATTATCAAGAAGCGTAAGGTTATCCTATATGCTCCGACTTATCGCGATGATGAGCTGGCCAAGCCTAAAATAGAACTTGATATCGAACGCTTATATCGGGAGCTGGGTCAGGAATATGTATTGTTCCTTCGCCTTCATCCTGCTGTTACATGGGATCTAGCAAACTATTACCCGAATTTCGTAATCGATGTCACACACTATAAAAATATCAATCCACTTTTACTAGTGACGGATATCTTGATTACCGATTATTCTTCCATACCATTTGAATATTCGCTGCTGAACCGCCCGATTATCTTCTTTACGTATGATCTGGAGGATTACCAGAAAAAACGCGGTGTGTCAGACGAATATCTAGAATCATTACCTGGACCAATGGTCAGAGATACAAAATCAATCATTAAAGTGATCAAAAAGAGTGATTTCCAACTGGAGAAGGTACAGGCTTTCTCTAAACAGTGGAACCAATACTCAAACGGACATGCGAGCGAGCAGCTGGTACAAGCGATGTATACATCCAACCCGGCCGTTGCTGCAACAGCCAATCCGTCCACACAGACGACACGCTGA
- a CDS encoding TetR/AcrR family transcriptional regulator, with protein sequence MKLKTDRRSKRSVKALKQAYIDLILEEEEKRISIQQIADQADYNRGTFYKHFADKESLKESILADFLDGIAIALLEPYKESAFVDLQEQAPSTMRIFTHIYEERHVLQALRILYPDIADKMLRVFVDCLSGDFYMETETPRIPVDYDLMIHFQMAATVGFIMRWADSNFKFSTLHLSEQFTELVRVRPYRLVNKTVQKENDSRD encoded by the coding sequence ATGAAATTGAAAACGGACCGACGTAGCAAAAGAAGTGTGAAGGCGCTTAAACAGGCATATATCGATTTGATTCTGGAGGAAGAAGAAAAGAGGATCAGCATCCAGCAAATAGCCGATCAAGCCGATTATAACCGTGGCACCTTCTATAAGCATTTTGCTGATAAAGAGAGTCTGAAGGAAAGTATCCTTGCTGATTTCCTGGATGGTATTGCTATCGCTTTGTTAGAACCTTATAAGGAAAGTGCTTTTGTCGATTTACAGGAGCAGGCTCCTTCCACGATGCGCATATTCACACATATTTATGAAGAAAGGCATGTCTTGCAGGCTCTGCGAATTCTTTATCCTGATATAGCTGACAAGATGCTGCGAGTATTCGTCGACTGCTTATCAGGTGATTTTTATATGGAAACAGAAACTCCAAGGATTCCGGTGGATTATGATCTGATGATTCATTTTCAAATGGCAGCTACTGTCGGCTTTATCATGCGCTGGGCAGACTCGAACTTCAAATTTTCAACCTTGCATCTATCGGAACAATTTACTGAATTGGTACGTGTACGCCCCTACAGACTAGTCAATAAGACTGTACAAAAAGAAAACGACTCCCGCGATTAA
- a CDS encoding MraY family glycosyltransferase, whose protein sequence is MVHITPLIVALAACFILSIALTPMVKKLAFAIGATDKPNARKVHQKIMPRLGGLAIYISFIIGYLVFMPHDSNTAPILIGATMITLIGVLDDKFMLSAKVKLIGQIAAATVTVLGGIQIDFVTLPFTGRIEFGVWAIPITILWIVGITNAINLIDGLDGLAAGVSAIALFTIAMIAISMGNPISAMMGVLLLGSTLGFLVFNFHPAKIFMGDTGALFLGYMIAVLSVSGLFKNVALFSLIVPIIILGVPILDTTFAIIRRIVQKKPLSAPDKLHLHHCLLNLGFSHRQTVIVIYAISGIFSITGVLYTEATMWGSTILIIALAILIELIVEITGLISDRYRPLLNMVGFPKVTETEEERRKQHQQ, encoded by the coding sequence ATGGTACACATAACGCCTTTAATCGTAGCGTTGGCAGCATGTTTCATCCTTTCAATTGCGCTGACGCCTATGGTGAAAAAGCTGGCATTCGCAATCGGAGCAACGGATAAACCAAACGCTAGAAAAGTACACCAGAAAATCATGCCGCGACTGGGCGGATTGGCCATTTACATCAGTTTCATCATCGGTTATTTGGTTTTCATGCCACATGATTCGAATACAGCACCAATCCTGATTGGTGCAACAATGATTACTTTAATCGGAGTGCTGGACGATAAGTTCATGCTATCCGCAAAAGTGAAGTTAATCGGACAGATTGCAGCCGCTACTGTAACGGTATTGGGCGGCATCCAGATCGACTTTGTAACATTGCCATTCACTGGACGAATTGAATTCGGTGTTTGGGCAATTCCAATCACGATTCTGTGGATTGTCGGTATAACGAACGCTATCAACTTGATTGATGGATTGGATGGATTGGCAGCAGGAGTGTCAGCTATCGCGCTGTTCACGATTGCCATGATCGCCATCAGCATGGGTAACCCAATCTCTGCAATGATGGGCGTCCTGCTTTTAGGCAGCACACTTGGCTTCCTAGTGTTCAACTTCCACCCGGCTAAGATATTCATGGGGGATACAGGAGCATTATTCCTCGGTTATATGATTGCTGTTCTATCCGTAAGCGGGTTGTTCAAGAACGTTGCATTGTTCTCCTTGATCGTGCCGATCATCATACTTGGTGTTCCGATCCTGGATACAACATTTGCTATCATCCGCCGGATTGTACAGAAGAAGCCTTTGTCAGCACCGGATAAGCTGCACTTGCATCACTGTCTCTTGAATCTAGGATTCTCGCATCGCCAGACTGTTATTGTTATCTATGCGATCAGCGGAATCTTCAGCATTACAGGTGTACTTTACACGGAAGCAACCATGTGGGGATCGACCATCCTGATTATTGCCTTGGCAATACTGATTGAATTGATCGTCGAGATTACGGGACTGATCAGCGACCGCTATCGCCCATTACTCAATATGGTAGGTTTCCCGAAAGTGACAGAAACAGAAGAAGAACGGCGCAAACAGCATCAGCAATAA
- a CDS encoding DUF6020 family protein produces MTLVRNLLISVAAGLAATISVLAVMQERQDTSLLKYAVLAVISICFFYAFLIFSKQILRAVLEKRYIMIGIALLSVYTLISLIDWPLFINRPWYETVIVDVISLATIFCFFSFIAFILLRGGYMWHRTAVSRWQILWYMLPMILVWMVYLLAFFPGNMSPDSLNHWRQVENMEFNNWHPFAYTMVILVLTQIWDSPAIIVLFQILLMSFVYSYGIYSFRQYGLGKTIAWIAALLWAALPVNGIFSTILWKDVVYSTFIVFLTLFVMKTVLQEGKNLRTWSGIATFTVVLLGIAFFRNNGLPIAILTAIGMLLAYRRNWKQLLTPLVLVSALYIVVTGPVFTAYNIQSANPNESMSIPTQQIAAVVSQDGELTEEQLNYLDTILPIEDWDAYNPYLTDRIKFHDNFKDDVIVADMGKYLSIWFDIVKQNPATVIEAYLKQTSLVWQINKPVDGYTNPYTIDVDPNEMGLETRPVSQTLYDVVEYGLETSRYHTEELFWRPAVFSILIILFSLIASRKLGAIAWLPILPVLLNTATIFVGLPAQDYRYQVSNSMVSIFFLLFACLYKKGKEPSHGERATSTKQS; encoded by the coding sequence ATGACGCTTGTTCGAAATCTTTTGATCAGTGTGGCTGCAGGTCTTGCAGCCACTATTTCTGTATTGGCTGTTATGCAGGAAAGGCAGGACACGTCACTTTTGAAATATGCTGTCCTTGCTGTTATCAGTATTTGTTTCTTTTATGCTTTCCTTATCTTTAGTAAACAAATTCTCCGGGCTGTTCTGGAGAAACGTTACATAATGATAGGCATTGCTTTGCTGTCAGTTTATACGCTGATCAGCTTGATTGACTGGCCGCTGTTCATCAATCGCCCTTGGTATGAGACGGTAATTGTAGATGTCATTTCACTCGCTACAATTTTCTGCTTCTTTTCCTTCATTGCTTTTATCCTGCTACGCGGAGGTTATATGTGGCATAGGACGGCGGTAAGCAGGTGGCAAATCCTTTGGTATATGCTGCCGATGATTCTTGTTTGGATGGTCTACTTGCTCGCTTTCTTCCCAGGTAATATGAGCCCTGATTCCTTGAACCATTGGCGGCAAGTAGAAAATATGGAGTTCAATAACTGGCATCCATTCGCTTACACAATGGTGATTCTCGTCCTGACACAGATTTGGGATTCTCCGGCCATCATCGTGTTATTCCAAATTTTGCTCATGTCGTTTGTGTATTCCTATGGAATCTATTCCTTCCGCCAATATGGACTCGGAAAAACGATCGCTTGGATTGCAGCCCTCCTATGGGCAGCACTGCCGGTAAACGGCATTTTCTCCACCATTCTTTGGAAGGATGTCGTTTATAGTACTTTCATCGTTTTCCTGACACTCTTTGTTATGAAAACAGTGCTGCAGGAAGGGAAAAATCTGCGGACTTGGAGTGGCATCGCGACATTTACAGTAGTTCTCCTCGGCATTGCATTCTTCCGTAATAATGGATTACCAATTGCCATTTTAACGGCGATAGGCATGCTCCTTGCTTATCGGAGAAACTGGAAGCAGCTGCTGACACCGCTCGTGCTCGTTTCCGCTCTTTATATTGTCGTCACGGGACCAGTATTTACTGCTTACAACATCCAATCTGCCAACCCGAATGAATCTATGAGCATACCGACGCAGCAGATTGCCGCAGTCGTATCCCAGGATGGAGAACTGACGGAAGAACAGCTCAATTACTTAGATACGATATTGCCGATTGAGGACTGGGATGCGTACAATCCATATCTGACAGATCGTATCAAGTTCCACGATAATTTTAAGGACGATGTCATTGTGGCCGATATGGGCAAGTACTTATCCATCTGGTTCGATATTGTCAAACAGAACCCAGCTACCGTCATCGAGGCATATCTGAAGCAGACTTCCCTCGTATGGCAGATCAATAAGCCAGTGGACGGTTATACAAATCCGTACACGATTGACGTGGATCCAAACGAGATGGGATTGGAAACGAGACCGGTGAGCCAAACACTATATGATGTAGTGGAATATGGTCTGGAAACATCCCGCTACCATACAGAAGAACTCTTCTGGCGTCCGGCTGTTTTCAGTATTCTCATCATCTTATTCAGCTTGATCGCTTCCCGGAAACTTGGAGCAATTGCTTGGCTGCCGATTTTGCCAGTGCTTTTGAATACGGCAACAATCTTTGTTGGACTGCCGGCTCAGGATTATCGCTATCAAGTAAGCAATAGCATGGTAAGTATCTTCTTCCTTCTCTTTGCATGTTTGTACAAGAAAGGAAAGGAGCCAAGCCATGGAGAACGCGCGACCTCAACAAAACAGTCATAA
- a CDS encoding EamA family transporter, whose translation MENARPQQNSHNKQKLGIALILLSAVFTSVGQLLWKIADGEINIPLLIGCACYGAGAVTMMIAFRFGKLSVLHPMLSLGYVFALVMGSIFLDEHISAMHIIGTALIIVGAILIGGGEN comes from the coding sequence ATGGAGAACGCGCGACCTCAACAAAACAGTCATAACAAGCAAAAGCTCGGTATAGCTTTAATCTTATTGTCAGCTGTCTTTACAAGCGTCGGTCAGTTGTTGTGGAAGATCGCGGACGGGGAAATCAATATTCCCCTCCTGATCGGCTGTGCCTGTTATGGAGCAGGAGCAGTCACCATGATGATTGCATTCCGTTTCGGTAAGCTTAGTGTGCTGCACCCGATGCTGAGCCTTGGTTATGTGTTCGCATTAGTGATGGGCTCCATCTTTTTGGATGAGCATATTTCTGCCATGCATATCATCGGGACGGCGCTGATTATCGTTGGGGCGATCCTGATTGGGGGTGGGGAGAATTAG
- a CDS encoding glycosyltransferase family 2 protein, whose translation MKIAVLIPCYNEEQTIGDVIDAFRNQLPHADIYVFDNNSKDKTSEVARRHGAIVRHEYQQGKGHVVRSMFRNIEADCYVMVDGDNTYPAEFVHDLIAPIQEGRANMVIGDRLSNGTYVKENKRKFHNLGNTMVKSCINFLYKKKLSDIMTGYRAFDRLFVKTMPIMSPGFEIETEMSIHALDKRLAIVEVPIAYRDRPEGSHSKLNTLADGRKVLYKIFTLFKEYKPMLFFTAWSLLFLILGLAVGIPVIAEYFATDFITRVPSAILAVGLVVLSVLSFACGAILDTVASNQRKQYELELNRIQAESKPKPVQGMTRTGGSM comes from the coding sequence GTGAAAATAGCTGTATTGATTCCATGCTACAACGAAGAACAAACAATCGGTGATGTTATCGATGCTTTCCGGAACCAGCTGCCCCATGCAGATATCTATGTGTTCGACAACAACTCAAAAGACAAGACGAGCGAGGTTGCCCGGAGGCATGGCGCAATCGTCCGTCATGAATATCAGCAGGGCAAGGGACATGTTGTCCGTTCTATGTTCCGTAATATTGAAGCGGATTGTTATGTAATGGTCGACGGGGATAATACATATCCTGCTGAATTCGTCCATGATTTGATTGCACCGATCCAGGAAGGCCGAGCCAATATGGTTATCGGGGACCGTCTGTCGAATGGCACATATGTAAAAGAGAATAAACGCAAATTCCATAACCTTGGTAACACAATGGTGAAAAGTTGCATCAACTTCCTATATAAAAAGAAGCTTAGCGATATCATGACAGGCTACCGTGCCTTTGACCGTCTTTTTGTCAAGACAATGCCCATCATGAGTCCCGGCTTCGAGATCGAGACCGAGATGTCAATCCATGCACTCGATAAGCGACTTGCAATCGTCGAAGTACCTATCGCTTATCGGGACCGTCCGGAAGGAAGCCATTCAAAATTGAACACACTGGCTGATGGCCGCAAAGTGCTGTATAAGATTTTCACCCTGTTTAAGGAATACAAACCGATGCTCTTTTTCACAGCATGGTCCCTGCTGTTTCTCATTCTCGGGCTAGCTGTCGGCATTCCGGTTATTGCTGAATACTTCGCTACCGATTTCATCACCCGGGTTCCTTCAGCCATCCTCGCTGTCGGATTAGTTGTCCTATCGGTGCTGAGCTTTGCTTGCGGCGCAATTTTGGATACTGTTGCTTCCAATCAGCGTAAGCAATACGAATTGGAATTGAACCGGATTCAGGCAGAAAGCAAACCGAAACCTGTCCAAGGTATGACCAGAACTGGAGGCTCCATGTAA
- the tagD gene encoding glycerol-3-phosphate cytidylyltransferase translates to MKKVITYGTFDLLHWGHVNLLRRAKEMGDYLVVAISSDEFNKLKDKKSYHSFENRKMILEAIRYVDEVIAEESWDQKVHDVVDHNIDVFVMGSDWEGKFDFLKDHCEVVYLPRTVGISTSKIKDDLLDVNNG, encoded by the coding sequence ATGAAGAAAGTAATTACGTACGGTACATTTGATTTGTTGCACTGGGGCCATGTAAACTTGCTTCGCCGCGCGAAAGAAATGGGCGATTATCTAGTAGTGGCAATCTCTTCTGATGAATTCAACAAGCTGAAAGATAAGAAGTCTTACCACAGCTTTGAAAACCGCAAAATGATCCTTGAAGCGATTCGTTATGTGGATGAAGTTATCGCAGAAGAAAGCTGGGATCAAAAAGTCCACGATGTAGTGGACCATAACATTGATGTATTCGTCATGGGCAGCGACTGGGAAGGCAAATTCGACTTCTTGAAAGACCATTGTGAAGTCGTATATCTTCCACGTACAGTTGGTATCTCCACTTCTAAGATCAAAGACGATCTTTTAGATGTTAATAATGGTTAG
- the murJ gene encoding murein biosynthesis integral membrane protein MurJ, with product MKSKLRIASLLLLFVTLVLKVSGLIRDMLITNYFGASGESDAYYAAFALPNMFILFLTTGMKSAFVPSYIKYKEKSRGLSHLQDVWKGTLLLSLLISVVFIFIAPVYIRLLYPNLTGDTAHMAMIMTIIFLSSLLFVGVNAVLEAYFDAENKYYLSVLAQAIVLLGTIGSALLFADEIGAYAFAFGNLAGVILSLLFKLLLLLPKRTLTLKGKINWEENKRFYHIFIPVALTAMIGQITLLIDTSFANMLGSSFVTYLNIAKNLTQFPQNIIGVTVGTIVFPLLAAAYAKRDMESFKENITRGLQIMYFVLLPVLTGMMLLMPEIVTLLFVNGEFTAQHAGETSIAAYYYFGTILFYSLVIIVNNGFYTMEKGHYMMRLGFLSIGLKLLLNYLFTESFGFIGIPLSSSVTGLIYAVACFLLFRKLTGGISVSAMLADVAKTTASVLIMGIAVLLIKETLSDVQPILTIMICSAVGVIVFLICVFLMKIKSFYILLGRGGSAAK from the coding sequence ATGAAGTCGAAACTTCGCATCGCCAGTCTGCTGCTGCTGTTCGTGACCCTCGTTCTGAAGGTGTCAGGGTTGATCCGGGATATGCTCATAACTAATTATTTCGGAGCCAGCGGCGAATCGGACGCCTACTACGCGGCATTCGCACTGCCGAATATGTTCATCTTGTTCCTGACAACAGGTATGAAGAGTGCGTTCGTTCCAAGTTATATCAAATACAAAGAAAAGAGCAGAGGGCTTTCACATCTGCAGGATGTATGGAAAGGGACACTGCTGCTCAGTTTACTGATCTCGGTTGTTTTCATTTTTATCGCGCCGGTATATATCCGTCTTCTATATCCGAATCTGACAGGCGATACAGCGCATATGGCAATGATCATGACGATCATATTCCTTTCCTCGTTACTATTCGTCGGTGTCAATGCGGTGCTCGAAGCCTACTTCGATGCCGAGAACAAATACTATTTATCGGTACTGGCACAAGCAATCGTGCTCTTAGGAACAATTGGAAGCGCCTTGCTCTTCGCGGATGAGATCGGGGCTTATGCTTTTGCATTTGGTAACTTGGCAGGCGTGATCCTGAGCTTGCTATTCAAGCTATTGCTCTTGCTCCCAAAACGGACGCTTACCTTAAAAGGCAAAATAAATTGGGAAGAAAACAAGCGCTTCTACCATATCTTCATTCCGGTAGCGCTTACGGCGATGATCGGTCAAATTACTTTGCTGATTGATACATCTTTTGCAAATATGCTTGGCAGTAGCTTTGTTACATATTTAAATATCGCAAAGAACTTAACACAATTCCCGCAGAATATTATCGGAGTGACAGTTGGTACAATTGTATTTCCACTGCTTGCTGCCGCATATGCAAAGCGGGACATGGAAAGCTTTAAGGAGAACATCACACGCGGCCTGCAGATTATGTATTTCGTCCTGCTGCCAGTTCTGACAGGAATGATGCTGCTGATGCCTGAGATAGTTACCCTGCTTTTTGTAAACGGAGAATTCACTGCACAGCATGCAGGAGAGACGAGCATCGCAGCATATTATTACTTCGGAACCATCTTGTTCTACAGTCTGGTCATTATCGTCAACAATGGTTTTTATACGATGGAAAAGGGACATTACATGATGCGGCTGGGGTTCTTATCTATCGGTTTGAAGCTTTTGCTCAACTACTTATTTACAGAAAGCTTCGGTTTCATCGGTATCCCGCTTTCTTCATCCGTGACAGGCTTGATCTATGCAGTTGCCTGCTTCCTTTTGTTCCGGAAGCTCACGGGTGGCATATCTGTAAGTGCAATGCTAGCAGATGTCGCCAAGACGACTGCCAGTGTACTCATCATGGGAATCGCTGTTCTCTTGATCAAAGAGACTTTAAGCGATGTACAGCCTATCCTGACGATTATGATCTGTTCAGCAGTCGGTGTCATCGTATTTCTGATCTGCGTATTCCTGATGAAAATCAAATCATTTTATATCCTATTGGGAAGAGGCGGCTCCGCTGCTAAGTAA
- the pssE gene encoding PssE/Cps14G family polysaccharide biosynthesis glycosyltransferase produces the protein MILVVLGTHELPFTRLLEEVERLKREGIINEEVIVQAGHTKFDSDLLTIKPFVNYEVMDQLMEDARLVITHAGTGSVISALKKGKKVIAAARLKKYGEHNDDHQLQLMSIFLEQKHILSWGEGEDLGKVIQETEHFEPEPFQSGKERMFTILSNFIKEA, from the coding sequence TTGATACTGGTCGTCTTAGGTACCCACGAGCTTCCATTCACCCGACTGCTTGAAGAGGTGGAACGGCTGAAACGGGAAGGAATCATCAATGAGGAAGTTATCGTTCAAGCTGGACACACGAAGTTTGACAGTGACTTACTGACAATAAAACCATTCGTTAACTATGAGGTCATGGATCAGCTGATGGAGGATGCCCGGCTTGTGATCACGCATGCAGGTACCGGATCGGTTATCTCTGCCTTGAAAAAGGGTAAAAAGGTAATCGCGGCAGCCAGACTGAAAAAGTACGGCGAACATAATGATGATCATCAGCTGCAGCTGATGTCCATCTTCCTGGAACAGAAGCATATCCTTAGCTGGGGAGAAGGAGAAGATCTCGGTAAGGTAATACAGGAGACAGAGCACTTTGAACCAGAGCCATTTCAATCAGGGAAAGAGCGGATGTTCACGATTCTCAGCAACTTTATCAAAGAAGCTTGA